ACAGAGATCGATAAGATCTGCCagtgtttactagtcacctctacagttgtattttggtagggcccatgtatagactagtattttggttcattatgtctattcgtgatgtatttcattttggacttgtaattaaactttgagattgaaatgaaaacttgtaacttattatctatgaatttctatatgaatgcaatagatgatacatcatttttagatctcataaataattgtaaatgatacgatacaagagaatatgatatgaaaatgtgtgaaataaatatggacatgttaacaggtgattagtggaacctgccagatgctaataaaacaggggaggctctgtccgggtcttcacataaataagatatatataaaaaaaaatttctacacataaattacctgatttaaatgatattaaaatttacaatagacatgataggacaagatagggtgctccagcaccgaatgtggcaattcttgctcgactacataatagacgggtaaggggcgtcacaatacTAGTCTATCCCAACAAATTTGGTAGTCGAAGTTTGAAGTTTTGGAGAAGAGTATTACAAAAACTCTATAAGACTTCCATTAGGGTCAAACTAGTTACAGttcaataaatttcatttattgaaTGATATGATCAACCATCAAAACAAACATATTATAAACATagttgcaatgcatgttatgaaaTGCGAATAGTAAATGGTATGAATAGCAATGGACTTGGATTTCATTGTTACAATATTTACGTATGTTATGACTATAGCAAATACATGTATGGCTCCAAATTTTCttgttatgtaacaccctcactgcagcgattccgtacattctactatttcggtgaccagtgtcggtccagacagctagaacttctagaaaaatatttagacaagagtgaggagtcataaatagaccaaataatagtaaaaaaaatgtaggaaaaatttttgaaataaaatacatctaagttaaatgagccggtgctctagcaatgggtaactcagtgggaagttgcggtcttcgcaactagaagccctaaacccgtgagaaaattcatgaaataatttttgggactccagagaagagttattgaggtttctatggcattagaatgccaataaaacgcttagaaaaatttttagatcggtatagacgatttCGGTTAAataaaccaaacggagggcattttggtcatttcatcttcagatatgatttttggccgacttgtccagttaagtaaataattattataatataaaatatgaataaatattgctaaaaattaaattgaaaataagtagaaaagaaaaaaaaagaaaatgaaggaaaatacctaattatgacatcacatgatgtcattaagaaggcctccaccaatcacaacacaacaagcatatttgaaattattaaaaaggagataaaaacaaaaacaaaacagccatcttcctcatttgtcTCTCATTGCCGGAAATCTCTTATCTTTCTCTCTTCCATGAAAAAAAAACTCttcatctctcttaattttcattgatttccctccacaaaaccttagacctccttcattaaaacttgtttacACCACTTGgaaaggtgtttggctgccaagaaagccaaagaaagtgaagaaaattgaagggagaaaatctctccataaaggttagtgctatctctctctctcttttcttgttTTCATGTTAGGATACAAAATAAATcaactagaaattgtggaaaaagaagaaaaatatgcatGATAGGACCACTTCAAAATTTGGCAGCCAAGGGagtgtgaggggtgttacatgttatGTGAAAATATGGTGTTTTGTTTGTTTGGTGCTATATGTGCATTTGCATCTTAAGACTACATTAGTCCTTGGTAGTTGTAAAAATTATAatgataatcaatatctaaactctctaatTACTAACTCTTATTCCAATATTTTTCTAACTGACATGATGATCATTCTTATTGTGAGATTAACCTGCATTCATGCTCATATGACTATTTAAGCTGTttctatattaaaaatatttttgtttcatttctaAAACTTCATAATAGCAATAGTAATTTAATTTCTAAGCTTATAAGAAAATTAATTACACATTTATATCTCTTAGACATTGTACAAGGGTGAGCTAAGCTCTATAATTATAATGATTATTTGAGTTATAGATTGTGAGGATGAGCTAAGCTCTCTCtgtatcaattttatttttatctttcatACTAAGGGCGAGTTAAGCTCCATATTTATGAGTTTAAATTTCGTTGTAAGTCAGGTGAGTTTTATCCTTCGTTGGGATGCCCAATTTTTGGCCCGACTCTATTCATTTATTATATGTGAAATGGGCCACCTAATAGGCCTTTTGTTGGTTTCATTACATTAAGCTTATTATGGGGGCACggtcttatgctgacccaagtcctagtttCAATCTGACTAGCAAGAAGAAGTCAGGACTTGGACCAGTTAAAAAGCAtgtaaacataaaaaataaaaaaggagttTTAAAATTATTGGTCGAGCTTAATTTGCTTAAaacctaaaattaaaaatttgattgatGCAACTtactttataaaatatatatgtcAAATCCATGCTATCCAAATTCTTTAGAATACAAAATCCAAAAGAATAACGCATTTTATGATAATAAAGTACTAATTTTATTGTTAATTTTGatcaacacaaaaaaaaaaaaatcatagcaaTAGGGCAATGTTGAGTAAAATTGCGTATGCTAAATTATTttgacaaaattaaaaaaaaatgcataCGAGGTTAGGGCCTTTTATTATTGTTATAcattaaatgaaaaatgaaaataaaatagaattgtacaaaaaccaacaaaatttATTGTCATTAGTCATCACTTATTTATAGTAACATGTTGCACATGAAAATGTGATTTTACTTTCCTCTCtatataaataataactaataaaatatattattgcaTATGCTACTTTTATTCATTGACAACTGGCTGGATTCAGCTTCCCTGTAATTGTTGGCTTAACATTAGAGCATTCAAAATTTGCAGGTCCTTCAGCACCACTATATGCTAAGTCGATGTCAGCCAGTTCAACACtagttaaattaaataaatttgatttattgaatGATAGGATCAATCATCAAGCCTGTAACAgcctgatccttctccagttagtattgtccgctttggcccatgggcctcacggatttgtcccttggaaggtttcattcccaaaagcgcgctgaccaggtgaggaaggctcccacatataaggcccaaatcttttcttcccatttccgatgtgggacacgaagtttccaccccagtgcgtacctggttgaacaagcacgtcccaaccccgtCCCTGGGATGTGACAAAGCCAAATATATTATAAATGTAGTTACAATGTAAGTTACAAAATGTGAACAATAAATGGTGTGAATAATAATTGATTTTGATTTCGTTGTTAGAATATTTACATATGTGATGACTATGGAAAATGCATTTATGACTCCAAATTATCTTGTTATGTGAATACATGATGTTTTGTTTATTCAGTGCTATTTGTGCACTTTCATCTTAGGATTACATTAGTCCTCGATAGTTGTAGAAATTCTAatcataatcaatatctaaactctctgattgCTAACTCTTATTCCAACATTTTTCTAAGTGACATGACGAGCATTTTTATCGTGAGATTAACCTACATTCATACGCATATGATCGTTTAAGctatttttgaattaaaaatatttttatttcatttctagaACTTCACAATAACTATGGTACTTTAATTTCTATGCTATaagaaaattaattacatatttatatctCCCAAACATTGTACAAAGTTACACTAAGCTCTATAATTATAATGATTATTTGAGTTATAGATTGTAAGGATGAGCTAAGCTCCCTCATTATGGATTTTATTATTGTCTTATGTactgagggtgagttgagctctccATTTGTGAGCTTAAATTTCGTTTTAAGTTGGGTGAGTTCTATCCTTCATTGGGATGCCCGATTCATGGCCTGACTCCAATCATTTATTATCTTTGAAATGGGCCTCCTAATAGGTATTTTGACGGTTTTACTATGTTAAGCTTATTATCAGCACAGATATATATGCTGACCAAAGTCTTAGTGCTAGGCTGACTCGCAAAAGGAACTCAGGACTTGGACTAATTAAAAAGTCTGTAAACATagaaaaagggattttaaaattattggtTGAGCTTAATTTACTTAAAACCTAAAGCAAAAATTTTTATTGATGTaactaattttataaaatatatacatCAAATCTATTCCTTCCAAAGACTTCCAAGCACAAAATCTAAAAGAATAAGGGATTTCATGATAATAAAGTACtatttttattgttaattttGATCAACGCAAAAAATCACAACAGTAGTGCAATGTTGAGTAAAATTGCATATGCTAAATTATTTtggcaaaattaaaaaaaaaatggatacAAGGTTAGAGCCTTTTGTTACTATTAGACactaaatgaaaaatgaaaataagaTAGAATTAaacaaaaaccaacaaaatttATTGTCATTAGTCACCACTTATTTGTAGTAACATGTTGCACATGAAAATGCAATTTTACTTTCCTCTCTATATAAATGataactaataaaatatattgTTGCATGTGCTACTTTTATTCATTGACAGCCTGCTGGATTTAGCTTCCCTGTAATTGTTGGCTTAACATTAGTGCATTCAGATTTTGCTGGTCCTTCAGCACCACTATATGCTAAGTCGATGTCAGCAAGTTCCACATTTTCGCATGGGAATCCACTGCTACAATCAAGTTTAACGGAAAGAGCACTTGCAGAAGTTCCCTTTATATTTTTAATGCTAACGCCACTAATCTTGACTTTTGATGGCCCCTAAAAAAACATATCAATCATAGTCAAATAGAGAAATATAAATTACCATTATCCAATActatgagatttttttttctttaatggtTAGTACCTTATCATTGCATTGCCCATATGGGCAATAATTTTGATCTATAAGGATAGGATTCGAGACATTTTCCATAGTAATATCCTCAAAATGGATATCAGATGCACTGCCACCAAATTGTGCAGGCCAAGATTTAATTCTGACACCATTCATTGTATTGGTAAGGGTGCAACCTGTAACGGTGATTCCAGAAACGGGTTCTTCATTTTCATACCTACCCAGGCTTCCTATGCTGATGCCATGACCAGGTCCACATGTAACTTTTGAAACTTTTAGATTTTGGGTTCCATCACCAATAGAGATACAATCATCACCTGTACCTATTTTTGTATCAATAATATTCACCCCCTTTGATCGTCCAATATGAATTCCATCTGTGTTAATGCTAGTTTCAGGTGCGGTAATTATAAAGCTTTGGAATGTAAAGTCTTCGCATCCCAAGACATTGACGTGAAAATTCTTGCTATTGAGAGAGGTCACATCACGGACTAGGCCTttcttaatgaaattaaacctaaaattCTAATGAAAATTATCAAATCAACAAAAAGCGCATTAGAAAAATTTTGTTAGAGCCATTGCCAGCCGTGGTCAATGTAAAGTAGCGAAATTTTTTAACATCACACTAAAAAGAGATTACCATAGGCATTGGCTTGCACTTTGGATCTTTGGCACAATTATTTGCTTTCCATGCACTTTCACCTTGACCATCAAAAGTTCCTTTTCCAGATATAGTGAATTCATCAACATGATCAAAATTAAACCAACCTTCCCCTTGCAAGTCTGGTGGGGCCTGCAACGTTCCTTGAACTTCAATCTCTATTCCTCCCTTGCAAGGACCTTCGACACTCACTACACCTGACAAGAATGTCCCTGCTGGAATCAAAATTTTGCTAGATCCTGTTGCTGCGCAAGCCTCTTTCCAAGCACTCAATATAGCCtgagagagagaaaggaaaaggaaaaattttAGCTAACGTTAGGAAATCAAAGATAAAGTAAATGTTCACTTGGAAAAAGTACATGGTCATACCTGACTTGTATCTGCTTTGCCATCAGCTACTGCCCCAAATTTTGTTATATCAAAAACAGTAGGTTGAGCTTGAACAATAGAAACATATAAGAAAAGTAGATATATTTTTGAGAAAACTGTTTTGCTATCCATTTTTTTTGTTGGTTTCGTCCTATTTTTGTCTCGTATAAAGTTTTTACATAGTTGAGCAGATATATCTTTCCCCCCGTTGCTTTTATAAGGCTAGCAATTGCCAAATTTAACCGAATACTAGTCAAAATTTCCCCTTTTTCTTGCCTTATTTTTTTGTTATTGCATTTGGAAATGTTGAATGTTTTAAGCTAAAAATAGATTCCTGAAATGAATAATAATACCATTATAATCAAGCACACGAAATTCAACAATCAGATTTGGTTTTCTCAATGCAAATGATTTGGTAGTGATGTCACTAAAGGTTCCCCATCTCATAATCATATTTTATGATCAATTAACCCAGCCCATTTAAAGAGCTTCTTAAGACTTCCTTTTAGCTTTCATACATATGGATACCAAGAACCTAGAAGCCATGACTTACATGAGGTGAATTATAAAATCCCTGGTGCCCATATGCCAGAGACATTGTATTGCCTTTCCGGACATCCTTGTCCTTTACTTTTCATAAATAAGCTCAATGCATATAtgccttttcttttcctttttttttttttcatttacttTCTCATTAGGTACCGTTGGGTCATCCACACATATACAAGAAAACTAGTCTTTAATGAGGGGAAAAATCCTCGTTAAAAG
This sequence is a window from Hevea brasiliensis isolate MT/VB/25A 57/8 chromosome 10, ASM3005281v1, whole genome shotgun sequence. Protein-coding genes within it:
- the LOC110670670 gene encoding exopolygalacturonase-like, translated to MDSKTVFSKIYLLFLYVSIVQAQPTVFDITKFGAVADGKADTSQAILSAWKEACAATGSSKILIPAGTFLSGVVSVEGPCKGGIEIEVQGTLQAPPDLQGEGWFNFDHVDEFTISGKGTFDGQGESAWKANNCAKDPKCKPMPMNFRFNFIKKGLVRDVTSLNSKNFHVNVLGCEDFTFQSFIITAPETSINTDGIHIGRSKGVNIIDTKIGTGDDCISIGDGTQNLKVSKVTCGPGHGISIGSLGRYENEEPVSGITVTGCTLTNTMNGVRIKSWPAQFGGSASDIHFEDITMENVSNPILIDQNYCPYGQCNDKGPSKVKISGVSIKNIKGTSASALSVKLDCSSGFPCENVELADIDLAYSGAEGPAKSECTNVKPTITGKLNPAGCQ